In Dyadobacter sp. NIV53, a single window of DNA contains:
- a CDS encoding DUF6934 family protein has product MNENTYPFTLSRTEFRFEFVSISAKKEVRKVVLLTETAISKIYNLALLDLLENGELSDMAETSNDDFKIVIATVIQIINNFLDHNHHIFVIFSGSDSRRHRLYRIILSRELIEISKKFVVFGVNHDVPYPFEINTEYEFCLIGKHENTKKKILL; this is encoded by the coding sequence ATGAATGAAAATACTTACCCATTTACGCTGTCGCGTACAGAATTCCGCTTTGAATTTGTCAGTATCAGTGCAAAGAAAGAAGTCAGGAAGGTTGTTCTTTTAACTGAAACAGCCATTTCTAAAATTTACAATCTTGCGTTGCTTGATTTATTGGAAAATGGTGAACTAAGTGACATGGCAGAAACGAGTAATGATGATTTTAAAATTGTTATAGCCACTGTAATACAAATTATCAATAATTTTCTGGATCACAATCATCACATTTTTGTTATTTTCAGTGGCAGTGATTCACGTCGACATCGACTTTACCGAATAATATTGAGCCGAGAGTTAATCGAGATTTCTAAAAAGTTTGTAGTTTTCGGAGTTAACCATGATGTTCCATATCCTTTTGAAATCAATACAGAATATGAATTTTGCCTTATAGGAAAACATGAAAACACTAAAAAAAAAATACTACTTTAA
- a CDS encoding GSCFA domain-containing protein, translating to MKQLKLNTEVSITPSDWKINHHSKILTIGSCFAEVLGRQLFDYKFPVLNNPFGTVFNPHTITKILDSALEGRKPNSALYLENADRVWLHHDFHSAQWAVNQHELETELMEKLNSMKAFIQSADLLVITLGTAYAYRHRSTNLLVGNCHKLPSDRFVKELLHPDQIMIPFEQLINKLRSFRRDLQVIVTVSPVRHTKDTLPLNQVSKSTLRLICHRLSEKYRHVEYFPSYEIMIDELRDYRYYEEDLIHPNKIAEDHIFHTFVHSFVSTGSLDFMKEWNHIRQMMNHRPQHGFTQSQFKLLNTLRLKLNEISATIDVTAELNEIRKRINEFPVL from the coding sequence ATGAAGCAATTAAAATTAAATACCGAAGTCAGCATTACTCCGTCCGATTGGAAAATTAACCATCATTCAAAAATATTAACTATTGGTTCGTGTTTCGCAGAAGTATTGGGCAGACAACTTTTTGACTATAAATTTCCTGTCCTAAATAATCCCTTCGGCACAGTATTTAATCCGCATACGATTACCAAAATCCTGGATTCCGCTTTGGAAGGAAGGAAGCCAAATTCTGCTTTATATCTGGAAAATGCAGACCGGGTATGGCTTCATCATGATTTTCACTCAGCTCAATGGGCTGTAAATCAGCATGAACTGGAAACGGAATTGATGGAAAAGCTGAATAGCATGAAAGCATTTATACAAAGCGCAGATTTACTCGTCATAACATTAGGCACCGCTTATGCTTACCGGCACAGATCAACCAATTTGCTCGTCGGGAATTGCCATAAATTACCTTCTGACCGTTTTGTGAAAGAATTGCTGCATCCGGATCAGATCATGATCCCTTTTGAACAGCTGATCAATAAATTAAGATCTTTCCGGCGCGACTTACAGGTTATTGTGACTGTAAGCCCGGTTCGGCATACAAAAGATACTTTACCATTAAACCAGGTTAGTAAGTCTACTTTGAGATTGATTTGTCATCGTTTATCCGAAAAATACCGGCACGTTGAATATTTTCCTTCCTATGAAATCATGATCGACGAATTACGCGATTACCGGTATTACGAAGAAGACCTTATACATCCGAACAAAATAGCAGAGGATCATATCTTTCATACTTTTGTCCATTCATTTGTCAGTACAGGATCACTGGATTTCATGAAAGAATGGAATCATATACGCCAGATGATGAATCACAGGCCACAGCATGGATTTACGCAAAGCCAGTTTAAATTATTAAATACCCTTAGATTAAAGCTGAACGAAATTTCTGCAACCATAGATGTTACTGCTGAACTGAATGAAATACGCAAAAGAATAAATGAATTTCCAGTTCTTTAA